One window of Chamaesiphon minutus PCC 6605 genomic DNA carries:
- a CDS encoding glycerate kinase type-2 family protein has product MEAFIDRLIAAALAAVNPYNAIQNHLRLDGDDLVISDRVINLKNKDIRCVAVGKASVPMARSLHELLGSRIPQGLVITKYDHLKDVKFPANWETIESAHPVPDDRSLTAGDRVWELLADCTEQTLVLACISGGASALIVAPRPCNALKELLNSPPTAEISQETQQLIRAALSSQSIDLNILNPTENISLPALQAIGMALLGSGLSIEKINAVRSQIDRLKGGCLVERVGTGKVISLILSDVIGDPIGSIASGLTNHPRAHNVLVGNNLQACQAVEQAARSPEMGYYPQIVTTKWEGEAKERGVEIAQRIIAEPSKTVLIYGGETTVNLPANCTGKGGRNTELGLAAAIELAKYNAPAWIITLATDGTDGPTDAAGAIVNETTIDRALALELDAKIALDRHDSYPFFQQLGDLLKTEPTGTNVADITIAIRP; this is encoded by the coding sequence ATGGAAGCTTTCATCGATCGATTAATTGCCGCTGCATTAGCTGCTGTCAACCCATATAACGCCATTCAAAATCATTTGCGACTAGATGGTGACGATCTGGTTATCAGCGATCGCGTAATTAATTTAAAAAATAAAGATATTCGGTGTGTTGCAGTCGGTAAAGCATCCGTGCCAATGGCTCGATCGCTCCACGAACTCCTTGGCAGTCGAATTCCTCAAGGATTAGTCATTACTAAATACGACCATTTAAAAGATGTTAAATTTCCGGCTAATTGGGAAACGATCGAGTCGGCACATCCAGTACCTGACGATCGTAGTTTAACTGCTGGCGATCGCGTGTGGGAATTACTTGCCGACTGTACGGAGCAAACATTAGTCCTCGCTTGTATCTCTGGCGGAGCCTCTGCTTTGATCGTCGCACCGCGTCCTTGCAATGCTTTAAAAGAACTACTAAATAGTCCGCCGACTGCCGAAATTAGTCAGGAAACTCAACAATTAATTCGGGCGGCTTTATCGAGCCAGTCGATCGATCTTAATATCCTCAACCCTACCGAAAATATTTCACTGCCAGCACTACAGGCGATTGGAATGGCACTATTAGGCAGTGGTTTATCGATCGAGAAAATTAATGCCGTGCGTTCGCAGATCGATAGATTGAAAGGTGGTTGTTTAGTCGAGCGGGTCGGAACGGGAAAAGTAATTAGCTTAATTTTATCAGATGTTATCGGCGATCCGATTGGTTCGATCGCGTCCGGTTTAACCAATCATCCGCGCGCGCACAATGTCTTAGTTGGCAATAATCTTCAAGCTTGTCAAGCTGTAGAACAAGCTGCCAGATCGCCAGAAATGGGTTATTATCCACAGATTGTTACCACTAAATGGGAAGGAGAAGCAAAAGAGCGTGGGGTAGAAATCGCCCAAAGAATTATTGCCGAACCCAGTAAAACCGTGTTAATTTATGGTGGCGAAACTACGGTTAATCTACCAGCAAACTGCACGGGTAAAGGTGGTCGCAATACCGAATTAGGATTGGCAGCCGCGATCGAATTAGCCAAATATAATGCCCCTGCATGGATAATTACCTTAGCAACCGATGGTACCGATGGGCCGACAGATGCGGCGGGAGCTATAGTAAATGAGACGACGATCGATCGCGCTTTGGCATTAGAATTGGATGCTAAAATAGCACTCGACCGACATGATAGTTATCCATTTTTTCAGCAATTGGGCGATCTACTTAAAACTGAGCCAACTGGTACTAATGTGGCAGATATTACGATCGCCATTCGCCCATGA
- the gatB gene encoding Asp-tRNA(Asn)/Glu-tRNA(Gln) amidotransferase subunit GatB, which produces MTVATPTKIQYEAVIGLETHCQLNTATKIFCNCSTEFGSVPNHNICPVCTAMPGVLPVLNEKVYEYAVKAGLALNCQIAAYSKFDRKQYFYPDLPKNYQITQFDLPIAEHGWVEIEILDDAGNPTRKKIGITRMHMEEDAGKLVHGGSDRLSGSSYSLVDYNRTGVPLCEIVSEPDLRSGIEAAEYAQEIRRIIRYLGVGDGNMQEGSLRCDVNISVRPVGREEFGVKVEIKNMNSFSAIQRAIDYEIDRQITAIGNNEPIFQETRLWEEGTQRTISMRSKEGSSDYRYFPEPDLTPMILADSQKAAWKAELPELPVEKRHRYQEELGLSPYDTRVLTDDRSVAEYLEATIAAGADIKQAANWVMGDITAYLKNQKVSIRDIPLTPTVLAELIGLIDKGTINGKIAKEILPDLFEHGGSVQALIESKGLTSISDPAELEKIVDELLAANPKELEQYKAGKTKLLGFFVGQLMKQTGGRAEPKLANQILAKKLNG; this is translated from the coding sequence ATGACCGTAGCTACCCCGACCAAAATCCAGTATGAAGCCGTAATTGGGTTAGAAACTCACTGTCAACTCAACACGGCTACCAAGATTTTTTGTAACTGCTCCACCGAATTTGGCTCTGTCCCCAACCACAATATTTGCCCAGTGTGTACGGCAATGCCTGGAGTTTTGCCAGTACTCAACGAGAAAGTATATGAGTATGCTGTCAAAGCGGGTTTGGCTCTCAATTGTCAGATTGCTGCCTATAGTAAATTCGATCGCAAGCAATATTTTTATCCTGACTTACCCAAAAATTATCAAATTACCCAATTCGATCTCCCCATCGCCGAGCATGGCTGGGTAGAAATCGAAATCCTAGATGACGCTGGCAATCCCACCCGCAAGAAAATCGGCATCACCCGGATGCACATGGAAGAAGATGCCGGGAAGCTCGTGCATGGCGGTAGCGACAGATTATCTGGCTCCAGTTACTCGCTGGTAGATTACAATCGCACTGGCGTCCCCCTGTGTGAAATCGTCTCCGAACCCGATCTTCGCAGCGGTATCGAAGCGGCTGAATACGCCCAAGAAATCCGCCGGATTATCCGCTACCTCGGCGTCGGTGACGGGAACATGCAAGAAGGTTCCCTCCGCTGCGACGTAAATATTTCCGTGCGTCCCGTCGGTCGCGAGGAATTTGGCGTTAAAGTCGAGATCAAGAATATGAACTCCTTTAGTGCGATTCAACGTGCGATCGATTATGAGATCGACAGACAAATTACCGCAATCGGTAATAACGAGCCAATCTTCCAAGAAACCAGATTGTGGGAAGAAGGCACGCAACGCACGATTAGTATGCGGAGCAAGGAAGGCTCTAGCGATTATCGCTATTTCCCCGAACCCGACTTGACGCCGATGATTTTGGCAGATAGTCAAAAGGCCGCTTGGAAAGCCGAACTCCCAGAATTACCTGTCGAAAAACGCCATCGTTATCAAGAGGAATTAGGCTTATCTCCCTATGATACGCGAGTCCTCACTGACGATCGATCTGTCGCCGAATATCTCGAAGCCACAATCGCCGCTGGTGCGGATATCAAGCAAGCAGCTAACTGGGTAATGGGCGATATTACCGCCTATCTCAAGAATCAAAAAGTCAGCATTCGCGATATTCCCCTCACGCCGACAGTGTTGGCAGAATTAATCGGGTTAATCGACAAAGGTACCATCAACGGTAAGATTGCTAAAGAAATTCTCCCCGACTTATTCGAGCACGGCGGTTCGGTGCAAGCCTTAATTGAAAGCAAAGGCTTAACTTCGATTTCCGATCCTGCGGAATTGGAAAAAATCGTCGATGAACTCCTCGCCGCCAATCCTAAAGAATTGGAGCAATATAAAGCCGGAAAAACCAAACTTTTAGGCTTCTTCGTCGGGCAACTAATGAAACAAACAGGCGGACGTGCCGAGCCAAAATTAGCCAATCAAATCCTAGCCAAAAAGTTGAACGGTTGA
- a CDS encoding pantothenate kinase, which translates to MEAIINIIQIGLAIGNSRYHWAWFLNTKLQSSWDTEYLAPERFIESFSIDLQVLIKEHKIQVDLIPIYLVSVVPIQTEIWQKLPQTQIITLSDIPMQNLYPTLGIDRALAAFGAGEVYGYPVLVIDGGTALTITGIDDRHSFIGGAILPGLRLQISSLYSGTAALPQITLPPELPPRWSDNTPGSIASGILHTISAGLIDFIRDWQQLFPKSQIVFTGGDGELLTGYVQGNLQLNYRNSLRFDRHLLFHGLSVILKSI; encoded by the coding sequence GTGGAGGCTATTATTAACATTATCCAGATTGGATTAGCGATCGGGAATTCGCGCTATCATTGGGCTTGGTTTTTAAATACCAAACTCCAATCGAGTTGGGATACCGAATATCTCGCGCCAGAGCGATTTATAGAATCATTTTCGATCGATCTTCAAGTACTAATTAAAGAACATAAAATTCAGGTAGATTTAATTCCAATCTATCTTGTTTCTGTCGTCCCCATTCAAACAGAAATCTGGCAAAAATTACCACAAACTCAAATAATTACTTTGTCCGATATTCCTATGCAAAATCTCTATCCGACACTCGGGATCGATCGAGCGTTAGCAGCCTTCGGTGCAGGTGAAGTTTATGGTTATCCAGTATTAGTAATCGACGGCGGGACGGCATTAACAATTACAGGTATTGACGATCGGCATAGTTTTATCGGCGGCGCGATTTTGCCAGGATTGAGATTACAAATTAGCTCTTTATATTCGGGTACTGCTGCATTGCCACAAATAACACTACCCCCAGAGCTACCGCCGCGTTGGAGCGACAATACCCCAGGCTCGATCGCTAGCGGTATTTTACATACAATTAGTGCGGGACTAATTGATTTTATTCGAGATTGGCAGCAGTTATTTCCAAAGAGTCAGATCGTCTTTACAGGTGGAGATGGCGAACTTTTGACTGGATATGTACAAGGCAATTTACAGTTAAATTATCGCAATTCCTTAAGATTCGATCGTCATTTACTATTTCATGGATTATCAGTAATTTTGAAATCGATCTAG
- a CDS encoding alpha/beta fold hydrolase — MLYRSSHIKLSTGQIFWREAGDLDRPVLIFLHGSWHDNHQWERIIEPLAQKKFHCFAVDLLGYGNSTANRVPDSIELEVAALHEFLMALKLHRPVYLIGHSLGAWIALSYTLKYPNLVRGVVAISPEGYTLPNWKQYGRSTKFLLSQPWLFKLWLNSLQVITSIGDDVDPLAKRQAYWRFFKKYPTTCKLFFQRSTAKIRRELVADRLSLFRPPFLVLQSDADERSVMEQSQACARAVKKSEYKLIKSADFTFPEESMPYIAKEIENFIDRIQAQIDREEVELW, encoded by the coding sequence ATGCTCTACCGCAGTTCTCACATTAAGCTCTCTACAGGCCAAATCTTCTGGCGCGAGGCGGGAGATCTCGATCGCCCCGTACTGATATTCTTGCATGGTAGTTGGCACGATAATCATCAATGGGAGCGGATTATCGAGCCACTAGCCCAGAAGAAGTTCCATTGCTTTGCTGTAGACTTGCTCGGATATGGTAATTCGACTGCCAATCGGGTACCAGACTCGATCGAATTAGAAGTAGCTGCGCTCCACGAGTTTTTGATGGCACTGAAGCTCCATCGTCCGGTTTATTTAATCGGACATTCGCTCGGTGCGTGGATTGCCTTGAGTTATACATTGAAATATCCAAATTTAGTGCGCGGCGTAGTGGCAATTTCTCCAGAAGGATATACACTTCCTAACTGGAAACAATACGGTCGATCGACAAAATTCTTACTCTCTCAACCCTGGCTATTTAAGTTGTGGTTAAATAGTTTACAGGTGATAACATCGATCGGCGATGATGTCGATCCCTTAGCCAAAAGACAAGCTTATTGGCGGTTTTTCAAGAAATATCCAACTACTTGTAAATTATTTTTTCAGCGATCGACTGCCAAGATTCGCCGCGAACTAGTTGCCGATCGATTATCTCTCTTTCGACCGCCATTTTTAGTCCTACAAAGCGACGCCGATGAGAGATCGGTCATGGAGCAAAGCCAAGCTTGCGCCCGCGCAGTGAAGAAATCTGAGTATAAATTAATTAAGTCGGCAGATTTTACTTTCCCTGAAGAATCGATGCCCTATATTGCCAAAGAAATTGAAAATTTTATCGATCGCATCCAGGCACAGATCGATCGAGAAGAGGTCGAATTATGGTAA